Proteins encoded together in one Impatiens glandulifera chromosome 1, dImpGla2.1, whole genome shotgun sequence window:
- the LOC124935724 gene encoding universal stress protein A-like protein, with amino-acid sequence MEVTAAAIASGEAVAMMADMKKKKKLKRVMVALDESDVSLYALKWALDVFLPSMAEEAKLTIVHVQPPFESYIYTVGPVIYAKPPEIELMRKAQQEGAEKLFAQALPLCSANKVNADTLVLEGDAKDMICEATEKMEVDLLVMGSRGLGMIKRTLLGSISDYCVHHAKCPVLIVRTPKEMTTTHK; translated from the exons ATGGAGGTGACGGCGGCGGCGATTGCAAGTGGAGAGGCGGTGGCGATGATGGCggatatgaagaagaagaagaagctgaaAAGAGTGATGGTGGCGTTGGATGAGAGTGATGTCAGCCTTTACGCACTcaa GTGGGCACTCGATGTCTTTCTTCCGTCCATGGCGGAGGAGGCCAAGTTGACCATCGTCCATGTCCAGCCGCCTTTTGAGTCTTATATTTACACTGTCGGACCAG TTATATATGCAAAACCCCCAGAGATAGAATTGATGAGAAAAGCTCAACAAGAAGGAGCTGAAAAACTCTTTGCTCAAGCTCTGCCACTCTGTTCAGCTAACaag gtgAATGCTGATACTTTGGTTCTGGAAGGGGATGCAAAGGACATGATATGTGAAGCTACTGAGAAAATGGAAGTTGATCTTCTCGTCATGGGAAGCCGTGGCCTTGGCATGATTAAAag GACATTGCTGGGAAGTATAAGTGATTATTGTGTTCACCATGCAAAATGCCCGGTCCTTATCGTTAGAACGCCGAAGGAGATGACGACAACACACAAGTAA
- the LOC124922171 gene encoding photosystem I P700 chlorophyll a apoprotein A1-like, translating into MYRTNWGIGHGLKDILEAHKGPFTGQGHKGLYEILTTSWHAQLSLNLAMLGSLTIVVAHHMYFMPPYPYLATDYGTQLSLFTHHMWIGGFLIVGVAAHAAIFMVRDYDPTTQYNDLLDRVQL; encoded by the exons ATGTATAGGACCAACTGGGGTATTGGTCATggcttaaaagatattttagaaGCTCATAAAGGCCCATTTACAGGCCAGGGTCATAAAGGCCTATATGAGATCCTAACAACGTCATGGCATGCTCAATTATCTCTTAACCTAGCTATGTTAGGTTCTTTAACCATTGTTGTAGCTCACCATATGTATTTCATGCCCCCTTACCCATATCTAGCTACTGACTATGGTACACAACTGTCATTGTTCACACATCACATGTGGATTGGTGGATTTCTCATAGTTGGCGTTGCTGCGCATGCAGCCATCTTTATg gtaaGAGACTATGATCCAACTACTCAATACAACGATCTATTAGATCGTGTCCAACTATAA
- the LOC124919255 gene encoding probable glutamate carboxypeptidase AMP1 — translation MAQSFSPNIPRSKSPFYTFSLIIIIFCIILFYTLHYRNNSLISNKTSQNANLFRNTFISSADNSTISDYLRTLTLHPHLAGTPPADKTIAYVLNHFRNSGFETHVKEYNVLLSYPIHTSLSLHFSNGAVKEIPITEIGIDQDSIVTPYHAYSPSGSAYGRAVFVNHGEENDYAVLESQGMKLAGCVALVRRGGLSRNAVVEKAAEKGLAAVLMYTETEGFNNGVERGTVLKGLGDPLTPGWAGIDGGEKLKLDDEEVVKRFPTIPSIPISADAAGTILRSLEGARLPYHWKETLKSKVGRVGPGPIMINFTYQGEKKMSTISNVFAVIRGYEEPDRFVLLGNHRDAWTYGAVDPNSGTAALLDIARRYSLLVRKGWSPRRTIVLCSWDAEEFGMVGSTEWVEDNLINLGSKAVAYINVDCAVQGPGFIASATPQLDDLLIEVTKKVKDPDSSDMTLYEKWVANNKGIKIQRLTGADSDFAPFLQHAGIPSIDMYYGEDFPVYHTAFDSYAWITKYADPYFQRHVAVTGVWGLLGLHFADELILPFNYLSYAAQLQEYVKVLGTALDNIASISLHPLVTSIEELVEAAKKAEDEKKELSSEKAGDYHFALKRRILNDRLMFAERGFLDPQGLKGKEWFKHLIYGPPSCDYGCKEAVFPGISEAASRMTRTKETETVQHEIWRVARAIQRAVYVLRGDLT, via the exons ATGGCTCAATCTTTCAGTCCAAATATTCCCAGATCAAAATCTCCATTCTACACCTTTTCTctaatcatcatcatcttctgcATTATACTCTTCTACACCCTTCACTACCGCAATAATTCActcatttcaaataaaacttcCCAAAATGCTAATCTCTTCAGAAATACATTCATCTCTTCCGCCGACAACTCAACCATCTCCGACTATCTCCGTACTCTAACTCTCCATCCTCACCTCGCCGGAACTCCACCCGCCGACAAGACAATCGCCTACGTCCTAAACCACTTCCGTAACTCGGGTTTCGAGACCCACGTCAAGGAATACAATGTCCTCCTTTCATACCCAATACACACCTCTTTATCCCTGCATTTCAGCAACGGCGCCGTCAAGGAAATACCCATCACTGAGATTGGTATCGATCAAGATTCCATTGTTACGCCTTACCACGCCTATTCCCCTTCTGGGTCGGCTTACGGTAGAGCGGTATTTGTAAATCACGGCGAAGAGAATGATTACGCCGTACTCGAGTCGCAGGGGATGAAACTCGCCGGCTGTGTAGCGTTGGTCAGACGAGGTGGGTTATCTAGGAATGCGGTGGTGGAAAAAGCGGCGGAGAAAGGGTTGGCGGCGGTGCTAATGTACACTGAGACTGAAGGGTTTAATAACGGCGTTGAGAGAGGGACGGTGTTGAAGGGTTTGGGGGACCCATTGACACCTGGTTGGGCAGGGATTGATGGTGGAGAGAAATTAAAGTTAGATGATGAAGAAGTAGTGAAGAGGTTTCCGACAATACCTTCTATACCCATATCGGCGGACGCGGCGGGGACCATTTTGAGGTCATTAGAAGGGGCCCGGTTACCTTATCATTGGAAGGAGACCCTAAAGTCCAAGGTTGGTAGGGTTGGTCCTGGTCCTATTATGATCAACTTCACTTATCAG GGAGAAAAGAAGATGTCAACAATCAGCAATGTTTTTGCAGTCATAAGAGGATACGAAGAGCCTGATCGTTTTGTATTGCTTGGTAATCACAGAGATGCATGGACTTACGGTGCAGTTGATCCCAACAGTGGAACTGCTGCACTTCTTGACATTGCTCGTCGATACTCTCTTCTTGTGCGCAAGGGTTGGAGTCCTCGAAGAACGATTGTCCTGTGCAGTTGGGACGCCGAAGAGTTTGGGATG GTAGGATCTACTGAATGGGTTGAAGATAACCTAATAAATTTGGGTTCGAAAGCTGTGGCCTATATAAATGTTGATTGTGCAGTTCAAGGTCCTGGATTCATTGCTAGCGCAACTCCTCAGTTAGATGATCTCCTAATTGAGGTGACAAAAAAG GTCAAAGATCCTGATTCCAGTGATATGACATTGTATGAGAAGTGGGTGGCTAATAACAAGGGTATAAAG ATTCAAAGACTCACAGGTGCAGATTCAGATTTTGCTCCATTTTTACAACATGCAGGAATTCCTTCTATTGACATGTACTATGGTGAAG ATTTCCCTGTCTATCACACTGCTTTTGATTCCTATGCTTGGATAACTAAGTACGCAGACCCATATTTTCAGCGACATGTTGCTG TCACTGGAGTCTGGGGACTTCTTGGTCTTCATTTTGCTGATGAATTAATTTTGCCTTTCAACTATCTTTCATATGCTGCTCAATTGCAG GAGTATGTAAAGGTCTTGGGCACTGCCTTGGACAACATTGCATCTATCTCTTTACATCCCTTAGTTACTTCCATCGAAGAACTTGTCGAGGCAGCTAAAAAAGCGGAGGATGAGAAAAag GAGCTGAGCTCAGAGAAGGCTGGGGATTATCATTTTGCACTGAAGAGGCGCATACTAAATGACCGGCTGATGTTTGCTGAAAGAGGCTTCTTGGATCCACAAGGTCTTAAAGGAAAAGAATGGTTTAAACATCTA ATTTATGGACCTCCATCATGTGATTATGGATGCAAAGAGGCTGTCTTTCCAGGTATCAGTGAAGCTGCCTCTCGGATGACAAGAACGAAAGAGACGGAAACAGTCCAGCATGAGATATGGAGAGTAGCCAGAGCAATTCAAAGGGCTGTTTATGTATTGAGAGGTGATTTAACTTGA
- the LOC124922172 gene encoding uncharacterized protein LOC124922172 produces MAKPKRLPKEVLQNSSNIPEANLCEDGWVIVKKQTVRILIPPLPITQQPSTESSDQQPIQPQACSEKQINTKSPQKKETHEQLHSIPEKEKATALSNEKRKSVLAKLARHDIEYQDKTGMIRYKNNKRPFNLLGAVAVLTKKMRALNLEKKLQRAGGLRRWLASLGLNQFAKIFERKSIGKFQLVNMTMEKLKDMGAHAVGPRRKLMHAIDCLCQPHCFEAFRRIESSRMNWV; encoded by the coding sequence ATGGCAAAACCAAAGAGACTGCCCAAAGAAGTTCTGCAGAACAGTTCAAATATCCCTGAGGCCAACTTGTGTGAAGATGGATGGGTGATTGTAAAGAAACAGACTGTCCGGATTTTAATTCCTCCTTTACCAATTACTCAACAACCATCAACAGAATCATCAGACCAACAGCCTATTCAGCCACAGGCATGTTCTGAAAAACAAATCAATACAAAATCCCCGCAAAAAAAGGAAACTCACGAGCAGCTACATTCAATTCCTGAAAAAGAGAAAGCCACTGCACTGTCTAATGAGAAAAGAAAATCAGTGCTCGCCAAACTTGCAAGGCATGATATTGAGTACCAGGACAAAACCGGGATGATTAGATACAAGAACAACAAGAGACCGTTTAACTTGCTTGGTGCTGTTGCTGTATTGACTAAGAAGATGAGGGCTTTGAATCTTGAGAAGAAGCTTCAAAGAGCTGGGGGATTGAGAAGGTGGTTAGCATCATTAGGACTTAATCAGTTTGCAAAGATTTTTGAAAGGAAGAGTATTGGTAAATTCCAGCTTGTAAATATGACAATGGAGAAACTTAAGGATATGGGAGCACATGCTGTTGGACCAAGGAGAAAGCTTATGCACGCCATTGATTGCCTTTGTCAGCCTCATTGTTTTGAAGCTTTTCGAAGGATCGAGTCATCGAGGATGAACTGGGTctga